The following nucleotide sequence is from Phormidium ambiguum IAM M-71.
TAATGTACTAGTATCCATTACTAAAAATAGAATTCTTGGTAAGGCGTAGTAAGCTTGCGGTAGATTGATGTAAATTAACACTGGATAAGCTTTTTGTGATTCCAGTAAATCAATTAAATCTCTAGCTATATTAGAAATATCCTGCTGGGCATTATTAGAATTATTATGTGATATAAGTTTAGCTAAAAGTTCTGTGGCATCTGCTGTACCTCCAGAACGATGATACATACTGAGAGCAAAAGTATTGCGTTTAATAATTGAAGTATATACTGACAGGATATAGGTGATTGTTAATGTAAAAATAGAAAAACCGATCGCCGCTTGGAGTACCATCAACAATCTATGAAAATCTGTTTTAGGCACCAAATCTCCTGTACCTAGTGTAGTTAAAGAATATCCACTATAGTAAAGTGCTGCGGCAAAATCCATTTCTGTACCGCCATTATCGGACTGAATCTCAAATCCTAAATTAGGCCAAACAATAAAAGTAAAACCAAAAAGTAGTAATAATAACCAAGTAGTAACAATGATAATAATCATCATCGAGCCACTATGGGAAAATATTTGCTTTTTAAATCTCGGAAAAAGTTTAGCAACAAATCGAAAGAGAAGCCAGATTAATTTAGAGAGTGGCACACTGATGAGACTGCTATCAATTCGGGGATGCAAAACAGTGAGGTAAATGTCTATTAAAGCAATAATTACTAACCCTAAACCTGCGATAGTGAACAAATACATAAGCTGATTTTTAATTAGATTTCCGTTGTTGCATTTATGAGCAATTTAACAATTACTTGAGCTAATCGCTCTATTTCTAAAGGTTTAGGAATATGTAATTCAAATCCGGCGAGAATTGCCTGTTTTTGGTCTTCTTCACTAGCATAAGCAGTTAAAGCAATGGCAGGAATTTGTTTATTTAGATTTAGCGATCGCACTTGACGCATTAAACTGTAACCATCTATATCTGGCATCCCAATATCACTAATTAATAAATTTGGGGTAAACTTTTCTAGCAAATTTAATGCTTCTACTGCCGATGCTGCGGTGAATACTTTTGCCCCCCATTCTTGCAAAACAAAAGCGATTAATTCTCGCGTGTCAGCTTCATCATCTACAACTAAAATTTGCTGATTTTGCAAATTTAAATTGTGAGTTAATGGTATATGATTTTGATGATTTTGTTTAGTTGCTACTATTAGGGGTAATCTCACTGTAAAAGTTGCTCCAAAACCTTCTCCTTGGCTTTCTACTGCGATCGTTCCACCGTGAAGCTCTACAATTTGTTTAGCGATCGCCAAACCTAAACCCAAACCCCCAAATTTGCGTGTAATTGAACTATCTGCTTGCCGAAAATATTCAAATACATAAGGAATAAATTCTGAGCTAATTCCCTTACCAGTATCTTTAAATGTGATTTGAGCATAACTACCAATTGATTCCAGTTTAACATCAATTAAGCCACCAGTTGGCGTAAATTTAACCGCATTACTGAGTAAATTCCAAACTACTTGTTGTAGTCGATTAGCATCACCCATGACACAAATTGCTAATTTTAAATCTGTGCGAATTTCAATCATTTTCGCTTCCGCAGCTAGCCGTACTGTTTCCTTCGCAGCTTCAATAGTTATTGCTAAATCCACTGGATTTACATTCAGTGTCAATTTGCCTTGTAAAATCCGCGAAATATCTAATAAATCTTCAATTAATTGAGTTTGTAACTTAGTATTACGTTCGATTGTTGCTAACGCCAAAGCAGTTTTCTGTTGGTCTAATTTACCAGTTTGTAATAATCTCGTCCAACCAAGGATCGGATTTAAGGGAGTTCGCAATTCATGGGAAAGCACTGCTAAAAATTCATCTTTAACGCGGTTAGCAGCTTCCGCTTGTTCTCTAGCAATTTTTTCTCTTTCTAATAATTGTTCTCGTTCAGCTTCAGCGCGTTTGCGATCGCTAATATCCACAAATGCTCCTACTGCACCTCTGGGTTTACCTGCTTCATCCAACAAAGGAGAAGTATAACCATATAAATTAAACAAGGTTCCGTCACCGCGCAAAATATCAACTTCTATTCCTTGCAAATTGACATTATGAATTGCAGCATAACGTAAAGGTATTTCGTCTGGAGCGAGTTCTTTGCCATTACTAAGAACTTTGTAACCAGGGTGAGGACTACTTGCTGGTGGTGTAAAAGAAGCATTACCATTGGCAGAAGTTCCCAGAATTTTTGCAAAAGCAGGGTTAGCTCTAATATACTTAAATTCAATATCGTCGCTAATTAAAATGCCGATCGGAATTACCTCAAATAAAGTTTGTAACTCGTTAATTCGGTTTTGTAAATTGCGGTTCAAACTAGCAATTTCAGCTTCAGTTTTTTTGCGGTCATTAATGTTGCGAAAATACAAAGAAAGTCCAGCATCAGAAGGATAAACTCGCACTGCAAACCAAGTATTCAAAGGTGGGTAATAATCTTCTAATTCTAATGGTAATCCTTCAATCATTGCTTTTTTAAACAAACGACCAAAAATAGATTCTGCTAGTTCCGGTAACTCCTCACAAAAATTTTTACCTAACAATTCTTGAGCAGATTTGCCTAAAGTTCTAGTACCTTCATGGTTAATGTATGTAAAGCGCCAATGGCGATCGAAAGCTACAAAGCCATCAGTAATACTTTCCAAAATTTTACTAATTTGTTCTTTAGCTGTTTCCGCCTCCACCCTAGCGACTTGTTCTCGTAATAATAATTCTTCTTTTTCTGCTTCTACTTGCTTGCGAGAAGTGATATCTTGCAACACACCCAACATTCCTAAAACTTCCCCGCACGCATTGTATTGCGCCCTTCCCTTAACCGCCACCCACCGCATTTCTCCACTAGAATGAATTACCCGATATTCAATGTCATAATCACTGTTTTCGATAATTGCTTGTTCTACTGCTAATTTTGCGCGATCGCGGTCTTCAGAATGCAATAAATTTTGCATTTGTGTCCAACTCATGTAACTTCCGGCTGGAATACCAAATATTTCCGCCGCCCTGGGGGAAAACGTCACCATATCTGTTGTTGCATCCCAACTCCAGTCACCCATTTTGGCAGCTGATAACGCCAAGCTTAAGCGTTCTGCACTAGTACGTAATTCCTCTTCCACTTTTTTGCGATCGGTGATATCCATATTTACACCAATCAAGCGGTAGGGTTTTCCTGAAGAATCATTGAATACTTGGGCTTTTCCCACCACCCAGCGCACGCTCCCATCAGGAAGTAAAATCCGAAACTCCGTATCAAAATCAATCCCCAAATTTACCGTATTTTGGGCAGCCATATCAGCACTAGCTCGATCTTCTGGATGTACCCGTTTTAACCAATGTTCATAACTACCTTCAAAACTCCCTGGAGGTAAATGAAATAAAGCTTCCATTTCCTCTGACCAAGTTAATTTTCCGGTAGCAAAATCCCATTCACAACTACCAATTTTTCCTACCTGATTTGCTAATATTAAACGTTCCTGACTGGCGCGGAGTGTTTGTTCAGCTTTTTTGCGCTTAGTAATATCACGACAAATAGCTTGAATTGTCGGTAAATTATTGAGAGTAAATAAAGTAGCGCTAACTTCTACAGGAATTAATTCACCTGTTTTAGTACGGTGAATTGACTCGACAACAATATGTTTAAGTGTTTGCAATCTTTCAATATGAATTTGTGGAATTACAGTTGAGGAATCAATAATATCTGCAACAGACATAGTGAATAGTTCTTCTCTGCTGTAACCTAAACGTTTACAAGCTTGTTCATTAACTTCAATTAATTTTCCCGGTTGGTAGTCAGGTGCAATATGATAAACTAATACCCAATCTTCCATGCCGTTGAACAAAGTCGTAAAGCGTTGTTCTCTTTCCCGAAGCTCTGCTTCTACTTGTTTGCGTTCTGTAATATCAAGAGAAATTCCAATTAAGCGTTCTGCTTTTCCTTTTGCATCGAAATATACAGTTCCCTGACTATGAAGCCAGCGCAACTTTCCATCGGCACTAATCACTCGATATTGTTGATTATAGTCAGTTTGACTAGTGAGAGCTTGTTCATAAGCTTGAATTAAGTTTGATCGATCGTCTGGATGTACGAGTGCGAAAAATTCATCGGCTGTACCTGTTTGCATTCCCCAAACTTTTGTGGCATTCTCACAACAAACTACTTGATTTGTCTTTAAATTCATCTCCCAGACAATCATCTCAGCCGAGTTGAGCGCTAACTGTAACCTTTCTTCCGTTTGACGAAGACTATCTTCAACTTTTTCTAATTGACTTAAGCGATCGTTTTTTCCTTTAATTTCTGCTAATTCTTCTTGCAATGACTCCTTTTCTTGCTTACACCTACTTTCTAAGTTCTCTAGCTGTTGAACTCGCTGTTCTAGTGCGGCAATTTTATCGATCAGGGTTTGATTCATCTCTTTTTCTTGTTCCATTGCTCTCACCCAAATGGCAATTGCTGCACAACTAATAATCTTGTGTTAGCACAGCAAAATTCACTGAGACCTAAATTGAGTCTAAAGATATACATTATATTAATTTTCCGTTAATACAGTCGAAATCCTGCTCTGTCTTTTGGCAGATTACCCAGGCTTATTTCTCTTTTTTGTTACTAAAACTTATCAAATTATCGCTATAAATTAATTCTTTAATTTTATTGAATTTTAAATAATAAATGTTGAAATTTAATAACAAATAAATCAAAAATTTCCCCTTCCCGTAAACGGGAAGAGGATTAAGGAATGGGGTGTAATAACTCTTTTTATGAAATGAGATGTTTCAATTATGAGGATAAACCCTTACGTTTCAATCCTAATAAACTAAAACTGCTCAAAACTAACAAACCTAATACTGCTGAAGGTTCGGGAACAGAAGCAGAATAAATAGTAGTTGAACCACTGATTTCATTAGTTATTACTAACAAAGGATTACCTGTAGGACTGTTTTTTGCTGTAATAAATAACAATCCTTCAGGGCCTAAATCTCCTGCGGTTCCTAATTCAGGAATACCCAAGAAGTTGCGAGTACTATTTACATAATCAATGAAAATTGGTTGTACCGGATCGGAAATATCATAAACCATCACACCACCAATACGTTCTAACCCGATCAAAGCGTAAGTGCGACCATTTAATTCGGCAACAGTAAGTCCTTCTGGTTCAGGGCCTTTGTTATCACTGCGACTGTCAAATTGCTGGTCGTCATTACTAGCATTAAAAAATTGAGGAAAGCGTTCTGCGGTAATTTTTTCAAAAGCATTGCCACTATCAAAAACTAGATTGCCAGTTTCATCCCAAATGGCGAAGGAACGTCCACCGAAAACGTAAAGCTCATCAAAGTCGCCATCTCCGTCAGTGTCGCCTAACGTATTTGTAACTTGCAAACGTCCTAATTGTGGATTTTTTTGCAGTTCCGCAGCATTAGGAAATGCGGTGGGATCGAGTACTAAACTGCTAATTCTAGCTTCTTCTGCAAAAGCATCATAGTCACGAGCATCGCCTTCGTTAGCTGTGACTAAATAGGTTTTGCCTTTGACGTTGTAAGATGCGATCGCATCTGGTTGATACATCCCAAACAAATTAGGATAAGTTGCGAAATTAATCTGATTATCTCGATCGCTAGCATCCAAGGAATTTTTCGCTAAACTGTGGTCTTTAAAACCAAGACCGACAATTTTTTCAAACTTCCCTGTCGCAATATCAAGAATACCCAAAGCATTACTTTCTTGTAGTGTTACCCAAGCTTTTTTGCCATC
It contains:
- a CDS encoding PAS domain S-box protein produces the protein MEQEKEMNQTLIDKIAALEQRVQQLENLESRCKQEKESLQEELAEIKGKNDRLSQLEKVEDSLRQTEERLQLALNSAEMIVWEMNLKTNQVVCCENATKVWGMQTGTADEFFALVHPDDRSNLIQAYEQALTSQTDYNQQYRVISADGKLRWLHSQGTVYFDAKGKAERLIGISLDITERKQVEAELREREQRFTTLFNGMEDWVLVYHIAPDYQPGKLIEVNEQACKRLGYSREELFTMSVADIIDSSTVIPQIHIERLQTLKHIVVESIHRTKTGELIPVEVSATLFTLNNLPTIQAICRDITKRKKAEQTLRASQERLILANQVGKIGSCEWDFATGKLTWSEEMEALFHLPPGSFEGSYEHWLKRVHPEDRASADMAAQNTVNLGIDFDTEFRILLPDGSVRWVVGKAQVFNDSSGKPYRLIGVNMDITDRKKVEEELRTSAERLSLALSAAKMGDWSWDATTDMVTFSPRAAEIFGIPAGSYMSWTQMQNLLHSEDRDRAKLAVEQAIIENSDYDIEYRVIHSSGEMRWVAVKGRAQYNACGEVLGMLGVLQDITSRKQVEAEKEELLLREQVARVEAETAKEQISKILESITDGFVAFDRHWRFTYINHEGTRTLGKSAQELLGKNFCEELPELAESIFGRLFKKAMIEGLPLELEDYYPPLNTWFAVRVYPSDAGLSLYFRNINDRKKTEAEIASLNRNLQNRINELQTLFEVIPIGILISDDIEFKYIRANPAFAKILGTSANGNASFTPPASSPHPGYKVLSNGKELAPDEIPLRYAAIHNVNLQGIEVDILRGDGTLFNLYGYTSPLLDEAGKPRGAVGAFVDISDRKRAEAEREQLLEREKIAREQAEAANRVKDEFLAVLSHELRTPLNPILGWTRLLQTGKLDQQKTALALATIERNTKLQTQLIEDLLDISRILQGKLTLNVNPVDLAITIEAAKETVRLAAEAKMIEIRTDLKLAICVMGDANRLQQVVWNLLSNAVKFTPTGGLIDVKLESIGSYAQITFKDTGKGISSEFIPYVFEYFRQADSSITRKFGGLGLGLAIAKQIVELHGGTIAVESQGEGFGATFTVRLPLIVATKQNHQNHIPLTHNLNLQNQQILVVDDEADTRELIAFVLQEWGAKVFTAASAVEALNLLEKFTPNLLISDIGMPDIDGYSLMRQVRSLNLNKQIPAIALTAYASEEDQKQAILAGFELHIPKPLEIERLAQVIVKLLINATTEI
- a CDS encoding potassium channel family protein is translated as MYLFTIAGLGLVIIALIDIYLTVLHPRIDSSLISVPLSKLIWLLFRFVAKLFPRFKKQIFSHSGSMMIIIIVTTWLLLLLFGFTFIVWPNLGFEIQSDNGGTEMDFAAALYYSGYSLTTLGTGDLVPKTDFHRLLMVLQAAIGFSIFTLTITYILSVYTSIIKRNTFALSMYHRSGGTADATELLAKLISHNNSNNAQQDISNIARDLIDLLESQKAYPVLIYINLPQAYYALPRILFLVMDTSTLIKTALHEKKYRSLINSAAVAELWGGGMHLLNILSKSLLPKRHLFISEQEEENWRKRYYLAVERLNAQNIKTVSNLEEGADLYVALRRKWTRELTQLVDYMAYNWNEIAPHEDYDC